Below is a genomic region from Helicobacter pylori.
GCTCTTTTGCGTTCTCTAGCGTTTTCATTAGCGCTAATAAGCGCATTTTGCCCTTTCAAATTCTCATTCTCACAACTATCGCTCCCATCGGTCCCATCGGTCCAATGAAAAGAACTGATAAGCTCTCCGCATAAAACGCACATCTTCCAACCTTTTAAAACTAAATCATGCTACAATTTTACTGAAAAAACAAGAATAAATCTTGTGCTGTTTAATTGTTTGTTGATTAGGAAATTTAATGCAGGATTATAAAACTCTCACGCTAGAAAATATTTATGCACCAGATGAGATAACAGACGCGCTTTCATTGTTACAATCTTGCGGTATTGAATCGATTGTTAATCCTTCAAATATCACGCTTAATTTTGACATTGTGGATTTAAAAATGCTTGAATCTACTACACAAAATATGCTGGTTCAAAAGACATTAGAGGAGTTGTATAAAATTCGCTCATTTTCTAGTCAAAATGGCAAAATCGTATTTAAGAGCTTCAACAAAGCCAAAAAAGTCGCCAACAAAAAGCAAAACGCAAAGGCAAGATTGGCTTACGAATCTTACAAAAAAGAGTTTAGCAAAGAGACAAATGAGATTCAAAGCTGTCTGAATCAAATTTACTGCGAAGATAGCTTGGAGTTTTTGAAAAAGCTCCCAAATAATTGCATAGATATAGTGCTGACTTCACCACCTTACAACTTTGGAATCAATTACAACGCAACGCAGGATGCAAATCTTTGGCAAGAGTATTTCAACACGCTTTTTGCCATTTTTAAAGAGTGTATTCGTGTATTAAAAAGCGGAGGGCGAATCATTGTCAATATCCAGCCTATGTTTAGCGATTATATCCCTACGCACCATTTTATTAGCAAATTTTTCATTGATGAAGGGCTTATTTGGAAAGGCGAGATTTTATGGGAAAAGAATAACTACAACTGCAAATACTGCACTTGGGGAAGCTGGAAAAGCCCTGCTGCACCCTATTTAAAATATTCGTGGGAGTTTATTGAAATTTTTTGCAAAAATAGCCTTAAAAAAGAGGGCGATAAAAACAGCATTGACATAACCGATGATGAGTTTAAAAAGTGGGTTTATGGAAAGTGGAACTTTGCTCCAGAACGCAACATGAAACAATACGGGCATGATGCAATGTTCCCAGAAGAATTAGTAAAGCGATGTTTAAAACTATTTTCCTATCAAAATGATATTGTATTAGACCCATTTAATGGTGCAGGGACAACGACAAAAGTCGCCAAACAACTAGGACGCCGTTTCATAGGCATAGACATTAGCGAAAAATATTGTGAAGTAGCAAGAGCAAGACTAGAAGAAGTAACAAATTTATTTAATTGAGAGATGTGATTTGAGTTCTATAGAAGATATTATACAAGTTTATAATAGCGTGGTTAAAGATATTGATAAAGATGCTCTGGAGCAACATGACAGGGCGTATGGCGGAGTTATAAGAAGCGCTAAAGGCAAATTACTAGAACACATCAGCGAAGAGATTGTAAAAATAGCGTGGCAAAATATTGGCGCTAACACTAATAGGCTTGAAATAAATTCTAATAAAATAAAGATTCCTATCAAAGACAGCTACATAGAAAATATAGCTAACAAACAAGTAAGGGCATATATATTAGAGCGTAAGAAAGATTATTATTACGGATTGAGCGTTGATAAACATATATTTGTGGATAATCAATTGGTTATGGGGATAGAGTGTAAAGCCTATACGGAAAATGCTATGCTAAAGCGAATATTAGTAGATTTTCATCTCCTTAAAACTTTATATCCAAATATATCTTGTTATTTATTTCAGCTAGAAAGTCAATTAGGAGGGGATTATTCAGCTTTACCAGAAACCCTATTGGGATCAAAACCCACGCATTCTATAATGAGCTACTTTGAAAGCGTGAATCTGAATATAGTAACCTTACTCAAAGGCGAAAGAAACATAAACCAACCCACACACAAAAATTTCAAACCTTTAGATGAACAGATTCTCATTAAAGCAATCAAACTAATAGAGAATGAATTGAAAGTTTATTTATAGCAGTTAGCGTGAATCACTAAATTCACACCAACTTAGATACAATTCCAATCGCTATTTTTTTCTAGGGCTTCGTTTTAAGAAATCATCAGCGATTTCATTGAATGTTACCCAACGCACGCCCTCGTGCTTGTTGATATGCTCAATGATTTTTTCATGCATGAGCAACACTTGCGGGCGTCCGCTCACATCAGGGTGGATTGTCATGCTAAACACCGCATAGTCCATCTCACGATAAACCCAATCAAATTGATCGATCCACATTTGCCCTATATCGTGCGGGCTTACAAAACCAAAACTATTGGGGGATTTTTTGATAAACATCATCGGCGGTAAATCGTCTAAATACCAGTTCGCAGGGATTTCCACCAGATCGGTTTCCGCCCCACGGATTAAAGGCTTCATCCAATCCTTGGCTTCCAAACTATAATCAATCTTGCTCCAACTATCCCCCACGCGCACATAATAGGGCGTGAAATCATTGTGCATGAGCGAGTGGTCGTATTTGAAGCCGTGTTTTAAAAGCAATTCATTAGTGATATTGGAAAACTCCCACCACGGTGCCACATAGCCTGTGGGGGCTTTGCCGGTGAGATCTTTAATCAATTCAACGCTTTTTAACAAAACATCTTCTTCTTGCTTGGCCGTCATAGCGATAGGGTTTTCATGCGAATACCCATGCGCGCCACTTCATGCCCTCCATCCACGATCATTTTCATTTGTTCAGGAAAAGTTTCAATAGAATGCCCCGGCGAAAACCAAGTCGCCGGGAGATGGTATTTTTTAAACAATTTCAAAAGCCGTGGGATCCCTACTTCACCCGCAAAAAGCCCGCGCGAAATATCATCAGGCGAATCCTCCCCACCATAGCTCCCTAGCCAACCAGCCACCGCATCAATATCCACGCCATAAGCCACTAAAATTTCTTTTGCCATAATCGCTCCTTTTTAAGTGAGTTTTCCAAACCCCTTTTTGGTGAGTTTGGTGTCAAAATCTTGTAAATAAGGGATTTTTTGGCGTTGCAACGCCACTTCGTTTAAATCCATTTCGGCGATAATGACTTCATTAAGCTTGGTGGCTTGCGCGATGATTTTCCCATTGGGCGCGATGATTCTTGAATCGCCGGCAAACTCTAGCGTTTGTTTCAATTGAGCGTTAGTTTCTTCCCCACTATGATTGCACGCGCACACAAAACAGCCATTTTCTAACGCTCTAGCCTTGCTCAATAAATCCCAATTATAAGCCCTAGCTTTGCCAAACGCGCTAGGATAGATTAAAACCTCAGCCCCTTGTAACGCTAAAAGATTTGCACCCACGCCAAAGCCGATTTCATAGCAAATTTGCAAACCCACTTTCGCACTAAAATCCCCAAAATCCAGCGTAAAAACCTCGTATTTTTTACCCCTTTTGAAGCGCGATTTTTCATCGCCCCACAAATAAATCTTGCGGTGTTTTCCAACGATCCCGCCTTTTAGTGGAATGATATAAGCACTGTCGTAGAGTTTTTTATCCGTTTTTTCAATGCTGCACGCCACTAGATGCACTTTATTAGATTTTGCAAAATTACTCAACGCGCTCAACGACTCGTTTTTTAGCGTTTTTTCACCATGCTCCATCGCTTTAAGATCTATCCCAAACTCTGCGTCTTTATCATTCACGCAATAACCGCTATCAAACAATTCCGGTAAAACAATGAGATTCGCACCTTTGTCGTGGGCTTCTTTAGCCAGATTGAGCGCTAATTGCAGGTTTTCATTTAAGGCGTAGGGTTTGGATTGCATTTGAATCACAGCGGTTTTTAGGATTCTTTTAGCGGGATTTTTTGTTTTCAAGATCCACTCCCATTTTTGTTTTTATTGTATAGGATTAAAAATTAAAAGAGGATTAAAGGGGTTAAAATCCATAGGAGTTTGTGTCAAAACTTACCATTATTATTCAAAAATCGTAATAACGCGCTAGAGAGCGAGCTCACAAACACGCCGATAAGAAAGATTAACCCGTTAAAAAGATGCAAGAATAAAAGCGCTCCTAAAATGCCTAGTAAAACCCCATACCCCCCTAAACGCCACACATTAAAAGACATTTCCAAACCCAGGGCGAATTTTTGGAATTTTTGCTTTTCTTCTTTTTCTCTATTTTGTTTCCTTAAATCCAAACGCTTTTTAACGCCGTAATACGAAGACAACGCCACGATAAAAAACCCTAAAAACCCCCCTTCAAAATTCAAAACCCCTTGAAACGCTTGGAAAAAATAAACGATAATCGCGCTAACTATATTGATAGAAAGTAAAATAAGCAAGCATTGGATTTGGCACATGGGATTTGATTGGATTTATTTTGTTTTGTTTTGTGTGTGTTTAGGGTCTTTGGCTAATTCTTCATAATCTTTTTGCATGCTTTTATAAGCTTTATAGACATTGAGAAAGCTCGCTAACACGCCCCAAATAACCCCAAGCCAAAAAAGCCACGAAATATGAGTGAGTTTTTTAAGCCCATAGCCTATAGCCACGCCCATAAGGATCGCTACCACCATAGACAGCCCCAAGCTCAAATAATTCGCCCCCTCTATGAATTTATAATACTTTGGCTTTTTCAAAAAATTCACACACCTTTTATGATTTCATCAAAACTTTCATCAGCCTTTGCAACCACCAAATCAATCATCTCTTCAGTCATAGGCTCACAAATAAAGCCGGTTTCAAAGCTTGAACATGCCAAATAAACGCCCTTAAAGAGCATTTTTTGGTGGAATTTTGCAAACATTTCCGTATCGCTTTTTAAAGCGTCATCAAAATCGTGCACCGCATTTTCGTTAAAGAAAAAGCCAAACATGCTCCCCATGTTAAGCGTCTCTAAAGCGATGTTATAGCTTTGAGCGCTCTTTTTTAAACCTTGAGTCAAACGAACGGCTAAAGCGTTTAAGCGGATATAAAGGGTTTTGTCTCTTTTGATTTTATAAAGCGCACTCAACCCCGCGCACACCGCTAGGGGGTTACCGCTTAACGTGCCTGCTTGATACACGCCTCCAATGGGCGAAAGCAAGTCCATAATTTCCGCACGCCCCCCAAAACACGCCAAAGGAAGCCCAGCGCCTATCACCTTACCAAAGGTTACCAAATCCGGCACCACGCCATAAAATTCTTGCGAACCGCTCAAACTCGCTCTAAAACCGCTCATCACTTCATCTAAGATCAGCACCGCTTGGTATTTTTCACACAAAGCCTTTAACCCCAATAAAAACTCTTTTTGAGCCGGCACTAACCCCATATTCCCGGCAATGGGTTCAATGATGACGCAACCCACATCGCCTTTTTTAAAGCACTCTTCTGTAGAGTTTAAATCGTTATAACGAGCCACTAGAGTGTGTTTGCTAAAATCGTTCGGCACGCCTAAAGAAGAAGGAGAGCCAAAAGTGGCGCACCCGCTACCCGCTTTCACTAATAACGAATCGCTATGCCCATGATAGCACCCTTCAAACTTGATCAAATCGTCTTTTTGGCTATAAGCCCTAGCGAGTCGTATCGCGCTCATGGTCGCTTCCGTGCCGCTACTCACTAAACGCACCTTATCTAAGCCTTCATAACAAGAAATGACTTCCTTAGCTAAAGTGGTTTCTAACTCTGTGGGAGCGCCAAAAGAAGTGCCTTTTTTTAATGCATTAATAATATTTTTTTCAATCTCCTCATCAGCATGCCCAAAAATCAAAGGCCCCCAGCTTTGCACAAAATCTATATAATGGTTGTTATCCACATCATAAAGATACGCCCCCTTGCCTTTTAAAATAAAGGGGGGAGTGCCTTTAACGCTCTTAAACGCCCTCACAGGTGAATTGACCCCCCCAGCGATCACCTGCTTAGCTTCATTAAAATCATTAATGCTGTGCAACAACTCCATGATTTTACATTATCCCTTAATCATGCTTTCAAATTGGATTTCCACTTGCGACCAAGTCAAGCCCTCATGAAAGCTCTCGCATCGTTTAGCCAAACTCGCTAATTCGTTTTTCAAGCCAAAATTCAATAGATCCAAGACCCCTTTAACCACGAACTTATCGCCAGCAACCGTGTATTGCATAGGCACTTTCACCAGCTTTTCATTCATCCTCACATAAGCCGTAAGAGAACCTTCATGATCGCCTTCTATCACATTCCTAAAAGTAACTTTAATGTTAGTGTTTTTAAAAAGAGCGAAAAAAGCCTCTTTAACATTTTTGTTTTTAGCGTCATCGCCTAAATTGACTTTCAAGCTATCCATGCTCGCGCTTGCCCCTTCTAAAAGGGTTTTTAAACTATCTTGAGATTTACCCAATTTATAGGTGATGCTTTCAAAACTCCCATTTACTGGTGTTTTAGCCTTAGATTTAAAGGCTGTCCATGTTAGCTTAGCCGAAGATAAATCCAAATTCACCGCTTGCAAAAACCCTGCTAGTAAAACCGATACCAAAACCATTTTTTTCATTCATTATCCTTTAATGTGGTCTTATCAATCACGCTCAATATTTTAGTGTAATTTCAGCACGCTTACAACTAAAATTATCCATTTTGATAATCATTTGCACTCTAAAGACGACTCAAGAGATACAATTGCGTTTATTTTAAACTCTTTTTGTAAATAATGCTGACTGAAACAAACTTTCTAAACCATTCATAAAAAGGTTAAAGCGCATGGGGCTATCCTTAAGGCTATAACCTTGGATACAGAAAAATTCACAGCGATCGGAGTTTAAGCCTGAAACCATCTTCGTGTAAATCGCCTTGCTTTAAAAGCTCATTTGCGCTAGGGCTAGAATAATGCTTGGCTAAAATAATGAAATAGGCGTTGTTATGCACCCCGATAAGGTTAGGCTGGAAATAAGGGAAAGTTTCAGGGTTTAAAATCCATGTTGCGGTTTTGTTATACGCCACAGAGAGCCTTTTTCCGGCTCCACTACCCCACAAATCATACCCGTTCTCAAAAAGCAATTCGCCTGATATGGTTAGCGCAAGAAGCGCAAAATTGGTATAAGCTATCCCCTTAATGCCCTTTGTAGGGCCGCCATGATAATCGCTCGTATCGCTCCTAGTGATCGCGCTAGCAATAACCCCATTCTCATCTATGGCTTTAAACACCCACTCCTGCCACCGATTAGCGCTATTTTGCAAAAGGGCATGATCATCTAACGCTAGCGCAGAGCTCACATCAAAGAGAATGCCCCACGCCCCATGGTTAGTGTTAAGAGCTGATTGCGAATACTGACGCATCCGCTTAATGAAATCTTCATATTCTGGGCTAGGAAACGCCTTTTTGACAAACCAATAAGCCATGTTCATATAAGGCATGTAAAAATTGATATTATCCTCGCTCTGATAAGTGTCTACGCTTTGAAGCTCTTTAGCCCAAGCGTTTAAAATTTCTATAGCTTTTAAGCCGTATTGTTTGTTTTTGCTCACCCAATAGCCTAGCGCTAAGTCATAGGACATGAGAGCGGATTTTTTAAAACTCTTTGTGCATTTATCAGGCTCTCTAGCCCCGGTAGCAGTGTAGTGTTTTGATGCGTTAAGTTGCGTGCATGGCTGTATTTTTTGGGAGAGCTTTTTATCAAGATGGAGTTTTTGGGGCAAATCTCTAGATTTAAAATCCCTAAAAAAGTAATCTTGCTCGGCGTAAGCTTGAACGCAAACGCAAACACCCATGAGTGATAAAAACAAAACAAATCTTTTCATTTCTCGCCTTTATTTGAATGGTTTAAAAATAGCGTTTTAGGGTAACGCTTTTAACAACACAAATTTAAGCGCATGCACATTAAGAGCGCTAACCGCTGACAGGGGTAAGACAAAGAGCGCTGATTTTTCATTAGGGTGTTTTTCAAAATCGCTGGTTAAATGGGGGTGCAAAAACCCCAAATACGGCTCTAAATCAAACGCGTTTAATTTTTGTGCTTCTAAATTTAAAAAGGCGCAAAAATCCTTAGTCAGCTCATCAATGTTTTCTACAACATCGCATTTATTGAGCAACACCCCAAAAGGCTTATTGGCCAAAGCGGGTGAAAATTTTTCCAGCTCCAATCTCAAGCGTTGGTATTGCTCTTTAATGCCCAAATCCAGCCTAGAAGCGTCTAAAACAAAGGCTAGAACTTTGGTGCGTTCAATATGCTTTAAAAAGCTAATCCCTAAGCCTTTTCCCTGACTAGCCCCTTCAATGATGCCAGGAATATCAGCCATTAGAAATCCGCTTTTTTCATCCACGCTCACAACCCCTAAATTAGGCACTAGAGTCGTGAATTCATAATTAGCGATTTTAGGCTTAGCGTTAGAGATTGTGGAAATGAGCGTGGATTTACCCGCATTAGGGAAGCCCACTAACCCTATATCAGCGATGAGCTTTAATTCCAAACGCACGCATTTTTCAACCCCCTCTAGGCCTTTTTGCGCGTAAGTGGGTTGTTGTTTGGTCGCGCTTTTAAAATGCGCATTCCCTAACCCCCCCTTGCCTCCTTTTAAGGCTAACACCCTTTCTTTAGGCTCCACTAAATCAAGCCACAACTTATCACCTACAAAAACTTGCGTTCCTGGTGGCACGACAATAATTTTGTCTTCGCCCTTTTTGCCCGCACAATTTCGTGTGCCTCCTGGAGCCCCATTTTTAGCCTTATGGTGTTTGGTGCCTCTAAAACTCGCTAGAGTGTCGGTATTGTTATCCACTTCAAAATACACATCGCCTCCATCGCCTCCATCGCCCCCATCAGGGCCTCCTTTGATGACAAACTTTTCTCGCCTAAAACTCACCATTCCAGACCCCCCCTTACCCGAAGCGATGATGATTTCCACGCTATCTACAAACACAGCTTAAAAGTCCTTTCTTTTATTCAGCAAATCTTTGCATGGATTTTTCCAAATGCGGCACCGCATTGAGTAATTTCTGCGTATAAGGGTGCTTTGGAGTGCTTATCACGCTATCCACATCCCCGGTTTCTACGATTTGCCCTTGATTCATTACGATGATTTTATCGCTTATATGCTCCACTACCCCTAAATCATGGCTGATAAAAATATAAGTCAGCCCCATTTCTTTTTGCAAATCCAAGAGCAAATTCAACACTTGCGCTTGAATGGACACATCTAACGCAGACACAGGCTCATCGCAAATCACCACGCTAGGATGCAAAATGAGCGCCCTAGCAATGCCGATTCGTTGCCTTTGACCGCCTGAAAATTGGTGGGGGTAACGATCAATCCATTCTAATTTCAAGCCCACTTTTTGCATGATCTCTAGCACTTTTGTTTTGATTTCTTTTTTTGAAAAATGAGAATTTAAAAGCAAGGGTTCAGCGATGATCTCGCCCACTTTCCACCGAGGGTTAAGGCTAGAATAAGGGTCTTGAAAAATCATTTGCACCTTTTTGCGGTAATCAAACCAATCCTGTTTGCTAAAATGCAAATGGCGCTTACCATTGAAATAAATCGCCCCGCTATCTTGCCTTTCAATCCCGGCTAAAATTTTGGCTGTCGTGCTTTTTCCGCAACCGCTCTCCCCCACAATGCTTAAAACTTCATTTTGTTCCACTTCAAAACTAATCCCGTTGAGTGCATGGATGATCCTCTTGGGTTTGAATAACCCCCTGTCTATCGCATAGGATTTTTTCAATTCTTTAATTTCTAAGAGCTTCATCGTAACTCCTTTTGAAAACTCAAATAATCTATATTTTCATCCACGGTTTCTAAGCGTTTTTTGCGGTATTCTTTGCCCGGTTTAGGGATCGCGCTTAAAAGAGCTTTCGTATAAGGGTGTCTTGGATCAGCAAAAAGCTCTTTCGCGCTCGCTTGCTCCACCACATGCCCCTTATACATCACCACCACTTCATCAGCGATTTGCGCCACCACCCCTAAATCATGGGTGATAAACAAAATGGAAGTGCCTTTTTTTTGTTGCAACTCTTTCATCAATTCTAAAATCTGCGCTTGAATGGTTACATCTAACGCTGTCGTAGGCTCATCAGCGATCAAGATTTCAGGCTCACACACCATAGCCATAGCGATCATCACCCTTTGGCGTTGCCCTCCACTGAGATTGAAAGGGTATTCGTGGTATTTGTCCCCTGCATGGGGAATGCCTACGCGCTCTAACTCATAGACCACCCTTTCTAAGCGTTCTTTTTTATTAAGGTTAGGGTGGTGTATTTTCAACACTTCATTGATTTGAAACCCCACCGTGTAGGAAGGGTTCAAGCTTGTCATAGGCTCTTGAAAGATCATACCAATTTTTTTACCCCTGATTTCTTTTTGCATCTGCTTTTCTTTGAGCTGCAACAAATCCTGCCCTAAAAATTGAATGCTCCCTCCCACAATTTGACCCGGTTTTTCAATAAGCCCTAAAATAGAAAGCGAAGTGATGCTTTTCCCGCTCCCGCTCTCCCCTACAATGCAAAGCGTTTGAGACTTTTTCAAGCCAAAACTCACGCCATCTACTGCTTTATTCACGCCCTTATCGGTGAAAAAATAAGTTTTTAAATCTTTAACTTCTAAAATCATGCAAGCTCCTTTTAAGAGGCCCGTTTAGGATCTAAAGCGTCCATGATACCATCGCCTACCAGATTAAAACTCATGACCGTTAAAAAAATCATCACCCCAGGGAAAACAAGCATCCAAGGAGCGGTAGCGATGTATTGCATGGAGTTTATCAGCATCGCTCCCCATTCAGGTTTGGGAGGTTGGGCCCCAAGACCTAAGAAGCTCAGCGCGGCCGCTTCTAAAACCGTGGAAGCAAAACCCATTGTCGTTTGCACGATTAAAGGGATGATGCAATTAGGGAAGATCACCTTACACATCAAACGAAGATGCGAAGAGCCATTGATTTTAGAAGCGATCACGTATTCTTTTTCTTTTTCGCCCAGCACGGAACTGCGCACCAATCTTGCAAACCCAGGAATCCCCACAAACCCAATAGCGAGCATGGCGTTAGTGAGTGAAGGCCCTAACACAGCGACCACAATCACGATCAATAAAATAGAGGGTAAAGCGAACATAATGTCCATGATACGCATGATAACCGCATCTGTTTTCCCCCCAAAATACCCCGCTATTAGCCCTAATATCGTGCCAAAAAAGACCGCAATCCCCATAGAAACAATCCCTATGGTTAAAGAAATCCTAGCCCCATAGATCAAGCGACTCAAAATATCGCGCCCCAAATCATCGGTGCCTAAAAGGTATTTAGCATTCCCTCCATGCTCCCATATAGGTTTTAGAAGGCGATCTTGCGCATTTTGGACATAAGGATCATGCGGGGCTAAAAGGGGCGCAAAAATCGCGCAAACCACCAATAAAAGCACAATCCATGCGCCAACTACTGCCGCCTTATTTTTTTTGAATTGTTGGATAAATTCTCTAAAAGACTCCATTATGACAACCTTATTCTAGGATCAATAAAAGCGTATAAAATATCCACTAAGAGATTAGCCCCAATATACATCATGGCAATAATCAAAGACATGGACTGGATAATCGGGAAATCGCGCTGGTTGAGCGCATTAACGATCCACTTACCAATCCCAGGCCATGAGAAAACCGTTTCAGTTATCATGCTCCCCCCTAAAAGCCCGGCCAGCATCAAGCCTGCGATAGTCGTTACAGGGATTAAAGCGTTACGCAAAGTGTGCACAAAAATCACCCTAAAGGAGCTACACCCTTTAGCTTTAGCGGTGCGCACATAATCTTCTTTAGACACTTCTGCCATGCTCGCACGAGTCATTCTGGCAATAACAGCGGTAGAAACCGTGGCTAACACAATGCTAGGCAAAATCAAGTGCTTGATCGTATCCACAAATGCCCCATAATCCCTTGCGATCAAGCTGTCTATCAAATAAAAACCTGTGGGGCCATCTAAATAATACACATCGCTCAAACGCCCAAAAACAGGCAACCACCCCAATTGAACGCTGAAGATATAAATCAGCATAAGCCCTAGCCAAAACACCGGCATAGAAATCCCGGCTAAAGCGAAAGTCATGCTGGAATAATCAAACACGCTATAGCGTTTGATCGCCGCTAACACGCCAACGCTAATACCCAAAACAAGAGCCATAAACAGAGCGATCAAAGCCAATTCCACCGTAGCCGGGAATCGTTGCAAAAATTCATGCATCACAGGCTCACCAGTCATGATAGAAGCGCCAAAATTGCCATGCAACACATTATTGATAAAGAAAAAATACTGCTCTATCAAAGGCTTATTCA
It encodes:
- a CDS encoding DNA-methyltransferase, with translation MQDYKTLTLENIYAPDEITDALSLLQSCGIESIVNPSNITLNFDIVDLKMLESTTQNMLVQKTLEELYKIRSFSSQNGKIVFKSFNKAKKVANKKQNAKARLAYESYKKEFSKETNEIQSCLNQIYCEDSLEFLKKLPNNCIDIVLTSPPYNFGINYNATQDANLWQEYFNTLFAIFKECIRVLKSGGRIIVNIQPMFSDYIPTHHFISKFFIDEGLIWKGEILWEKNNYNCKYCTWGSWKSPAAPYLKYSWEFIEIFCKNSLKKEGDKNSIDITDDEFKKWVYGKWNFAPERNMKQYGHDAMFPEELVKRCLKLFSYQNDIVLDPFNGAGTTTKVAKQLGRRFIGIDISEKYCEVARARLEEVTNLFN
- a CDS encoding restriction endonuclease; this encodes MSSIEDIIQVYNSVVKDIDKDALEQHDRAYGGVIRSAKGKLLEHISEEIVKIAWQNIGANTNRLEINSNKIKIPIKDSYIENIANKQVRAYILERKKDYYYGLSVDKHIFVDNQLVMGIECKAYTENAMLKRILVDFHLLKTLYPNISCYLFQLESQLGGDYSALPETLLGSKPTHSIMSYFESVNLNIVTLLKGERNINQPTHKNFKPLDEQILIKAIKLIENELKVYL
- a CDS encoding carbon-nitrogen hydrolase family protein; this encodes MKTKNPAKRILKTAVIQMQSKPYALNENLQLALNLAKEAHDKGANLIVLPELFDSGYCVNDKDAEFGIDLKAMEHGEKTLKNESLSALSNFAKSNKVHLVACSIEKTDKKLYDSAYIIPLKGGIVGKHRKIYLWGDEKSRFKRGKKYEVFTLDFGDFSAKVGLQICYEIGFGVGANLLALQGAEVLIYPSAFGKARAYNWDLLSKARALENGCFVCACNHSGEETNAQLKQTLEFAGDSRIIAPNGKIIAQATKLNEVIIAEMDLNEVALQRQKIPYLQDFDTKLTKKGFGKLT
- a CDS encoding AtpZ/AtpI family protein; the protein is MKKPKYYKFIEGANYLSLGLSMVVAILMGVAIGYGLKKLTHISWLFWLGVIWGVLASFLNVYKAYKSMQKDYEELAKDPKHTQNKTK
- the hemL gene encoding glutamate-1-semialdehyde 2,1-aminomutase, with translation MELLHSINDFNEAKQVIAGGVNSPVRAFKSVKGTPPFILKGKGAYLYDVDNNHYIDFVQSWGPLIFGHADEEIEKNIINALKKGTSFGAPTELETTLAKEVISCYEGLDKVRLVSSGTEATMSAIRLARAYSQKDDLIKFEGCYHGHSDSLLVKAGSGCATFGSPSSLGVPNDFSKHTLVARYNDLNSTEECFKKGDVGCVIIEPIAGNMGLVPAQKEFLLGLKALCEKYQAVLILDEVMSGFRASLSGSQEFYGVVPDLVTFGKVIGAGLPLACFGGRAEIMDLLSPIGGVYQAGTLSGNPLAVCAGLSALYKIKRDKTLYIRLNALAVRLTQGLKKSAQSYNIALETLNMGSMFGFFFNENAVHDFDDALKSDTEMFAKFHQKMLFKGVYLACSSFETGFICEPMTEEMIDLVVAKADESFDEIIKGV
- a CDS encoding YceI family protein; amino-acid sequence: MKKMVLVSVLLAGFLQAVNLDLSSAKLTWTAFKSKAKTPVNGSFESITYKLGKSQDSLKTLLEGASASMDSLKVNLGDDAKNKNVKEAFFALFKNTNIKVTFRNVIEGDHEGSLTAYVRMNEKLVKVPMQYTVAGDKFVVKGVLDLLNFGLKNELASLAKRCESFHEGLTWSQVEIQFESMIKG
- a CDS encoding alginate lyase family protein; this translates as MKRFVLFLSLMGVCVCVQAYAEQDYFFRDFKSRDLPQKLHLDKKLSQKIQPCTQLNASKHYTATGAREPDKCTKSFKKSALMSYDLALGYWVSKNKQYGLKAIEILNAWAKELQSVDTYQSEDNINFYMPYMNMAYWFVKKAFPSPEYEDFIKRMRQYSQSALNTNHGAWGILFDVSSALALDDHALLQNSANRWQEWVFKAIDENGVIASAITRSDTSDYHGGPTKGIKGIAYTNFALLALTISGELLFENGYDLWGSGAGKRLSVAYNKTATWILNPETFPYFQPNLIGVHNNAYFIILAKHYSSPSANELLKQGDLHEDGFRLKLRSL
- the obgE gene encoding GTPase ObgE; this translates as MFVDSVEIIIASGKGGSGMVSFRREKFVIKGGPDGGDGGDGGDVYFEVDNNTDTLASFRGTKHHKAKNGAPGGTRNCAGKKGEDKIIVVPPGTQVFVGDKLWLDLVEPKERVLALKGGKGGLGNAHFKSATKQQPTYAQKGLEGVEKCVRLELKLIADIGLVGFPNAGKSTLISTISNAKPKIANYEFTTLVPNLGVVSVDEKSGFLMADIPGIIEGASQGKGLGISFLKHIERTKVLAFVLDASRLDLGIKEQYQRLRLELEKFSPALANKPFGVLLNKCDVVENIDELTKDFCAFLNLEAQKLNAFDLEPYLGFLHPHLTSDFEKHPNEKSALFVLPLSAVSALNVHALKFVLLKALP
- a CDS encoding ABC transporter ATP-binding protein, whose translation is MKLLEIKELKKSYAIDRGLFKPKRIIHALNGISFEVEQNEVLSIVGESGCGKSTTAKILAGIERQDSGAIYFNGKRHLHFSKQDWFDYRKKVQMIFQDPYSSLNPRWKVGEIIAEPLLLNSHFSKKEIKTKVLEIMQKVGLKLEWIDRYPHQFSGGQRQRIGIARALILHPSVVICDEPVSALDVSIQAQVLNLLLDLQKEMGLTYIFISHDLGVVEHISDKIIVMNQGQIVETGDVDSVISTPKHPYTQKLLNAVPHLEKSMQRFAE
- a CDS encoding ABC transporter ATP-binding protein; amino-acid sequence: MILEVKDLKTYFFTDKGVNKAVDGVSFGLKKSQTLCIVGESGSGKSITSLSILGLIEKPGQIVGGSIQFLGQDLLQLKEKQMQKEIRGKKIGMIFQEPMTSLNPSYTVGFQINEVLKIHHPNLNKKERLERVVYELERVGIPHAGDKYHEYPFNLSGGQRQRVMIAMAMVCEPEILIADEPTTALDVTIQAQILELMKELQQKKGTSILFITHDLGVVAQIADEVVVMYKGHVVEQASAKELFADPRHPYTKALLSAIPKPGKEYRKKRLETVDENIDYLSFQKELR
- a CDS encoding ABC transporter permease, encoding MESFREFIQQFKKNKAAVVGAWIVLLLVVCAIFAPLLAPHDPYVQNAQDRLLKPIWEHGGNAKYLLGTDDLGRDILSRLIYGARISLTIGIVSMGIAVFFGTILGLIAGYFGGKTDAVIMRIMDIMFALPSILLIVIVVAVLGPSLTNAMLAIGFVGIPGFARLVRSSVLGEKEKEYVIASKINGSSHLRLMCKVIFPNCIIPLIVQTTMGFASTVLEAAALSFLGLGAQPPKPEWGAMLINSMQYIATAPWMLVFPGVMIFLTVMSFNLVGDGIMDALDPKRAS